One genomic window of Arachis stenosperma cultivar V10309 chromosome 10, arast.V10309.gnm1.PFL2, whole genome shotgun sequence includes the following:
- the LOC130955301 gene encoding AAA-ATPase ASD, mitochondrial-like, giving the protein MMMGELWQQTGSLMATIVFVYTVFEKFFPPNLRDRVQSYTHKLTSHFYPYIQITFPEFTGERLKRSDAYTCIQTYLSANSSHTAKRLKAEVVRDSQKPLVLSMDDNEEITDEFNGVKVWWAASKTSTNSQPFSFSYYPPPDAKRYYKLTFHKSHRDLITLSYIHYVLQEGKEIASKNRQLKLYTNNPSSGWYGYKSTKWSHVIFEHPASFETLAMEEKKKEEIIKDLEKFKGGKEYYAKIGKAWKRGYLLYGPPGTGKSTMIAAMANFMNYDLYDLELTAVKDNTELRKLLIETPSKSIIVIEDIDCSLDLTGQRKKKKEKEEDEDQKDPMKRAQEEENKGSKVTLSGLLNFIDGIWSACGGERIIIFTTNFIDKLDPALIRRGRMDKHIELSYCGFEAFKVLAKNYLDVESHGLFGKIGKFLEEVNMTPADVAENLMPKSVDEGVEDCLLNLIKALEIAKEEEAAKKAQEEARKKEEEDEKEVKDKEVKNNEKASEDVKENGFNCGNGE; this is encoded by the exons ATGATGATGGGGGAACTATGGCAACAAACGGGATCACTAATGGCCACAATTGTGTTCGTATACACAGTTTTTGAGAAGTTTTTCCCACCAAATCTTCGTGACCGTGTTCAATCCTACACACACAAGTTAACAAGCCACTTCTACCCTTACATCCAAATCACGTTCCCGGAGTTCACCGGCGAAAGGCTGAAGCGCAGCGACGCCTACACATGCATCCAAACGTACCTCAGCGCAAACTCTTCCCACACCGCCAAAAGGCTCAAAGCCGAAGTCGTCAGAGATAGTCAAAAGCCACTCGTTCTCAGCATGGATGACAACGAAGAGATCACCGACGAGTTCAATGGCGTTAAGGTTTGGTGGGCTGCAAGCAAAACAAGCACCAATTCGCAACCGTTTTCGTTTTCATACTATCCTCCGCCGGACGCTAAGAGGTACTACAAGCTCACGTTCCACAAGAGTCACCGCGATCTCATTACTCTCTCTTATATTCATTATGTTTTGCAAGAGGGAAAGGAAATCGCCTCTAAGAACCGTCAATTGAAGCTCTACACCAACAATCCTAGCAGCG GTTGGTACGGATACAAGTCAACCAAGTGGAGCCATGTGATTTTCGAGCACCCTGCAAGTTTTGAGACTCTGGCaatggaggagaagaagaaggaagagatcATAAAGGATCTTGAGAAATTCAAAGGCGGGAAAGAGTACTATGCGAAGATCGGAAAAGCTTGGAAGAGGGGTTACTTGCTGTACGGTCCTCCAGGGACTGGAAAGTCAACAATGATAGCGGCCATGGCGAATTTCATGAACTATGATTTGTATGATCTTGAATTGACGGCGGTGAAGGACAACACTGAGCTTAGGAAGCTGCTAATCGAGACGCCGAGTAAATCGATCATTGTGATCGAAGACATCGATTGCTCGTTGGATCTTACAGgacagaggaagaagaagaaggagaaagaggagGATGAAGATCAAAAGGATCCTATGAAGAGAgcacaagaagaagagaataagGGAAGCAAGGTAACGCTTTCGGGGCTGTTGAACTTCATTGATGGGATTTGGTCTGCGTGTGGAGGGGAGAGGATTATAATCTTTACGACGAATTTCATCGATAAGCTTGATCCTGCATTGATAAGGAGGGGAAGGATGGACAAGCATATTGAGCTTTCTTACTGCGGTTTCGAAGCGTTTAAGGTTCTTGCCAAGAACTATTTGGATGTTGAGAGTCATGGCTTGTTTGGGAAGATTGGGAAGTTTTTGGAGGAGGTTAATATGACGCCTGCTGATGTTGCTGAGAATCTTATGCCCAAGTCGGTTGATGAAGGTGTTGAGGATTGCTTGTTGAATTTGATTAAGGCTCTTGAGAttgcaaaagaagaagaagcagcaaaaAAGGCTCAAGAAGAAGCAAGgaaaaaggaagaggaagatgaaaAAGAAGTAAAGGATAAAGAggtgaagaacaatgaaaaaGCTAGTGAAGATGTGAAAGAAAATGGTTTTAATTGTGGCAATGGTGAATAA
- the LOC130957627 gene encoding AAA-ATPase At3g28510-like yields the protein MSEIWSLFGSKIASILVMWAMIERYMPRYFRALTDRFSRKLDKLLNPYIEIKFFEYSDAYMRRNDAFSAIENYLSSKSAAQARKLTCSATRNSLVLKVDDYEEVIDELKGVKLAWSLRKIVPVEKSFSSFEKRYYRLTFHGRHRKFVTKTYLKYVLDEGKAISMGKRQRKLYTNGGGEYSDKIGKWSHVIFEHPATFETVAMDPEKKKEIIDDLTTFKNSKEYYAKIGKPWKRGYLLFGPPGTGKSTLIAAIANFLSYDVYDIELTAVKSNAELRKLLTGISSRSVVVIEDIDCSLKLTGQRKTENEKDETEDGAVGVVKKQVEEAKEEKKTQVTLSGLLNFIDGIWSASGGERVIIFTTNYVKKLDQALIRRGRMDKHIELSYCGFEGFKVLARNYLNLESHQGFEEIRGLLEETKVTPADIAENLMPKLGNEDPERCLERLIQALKNSKEEATKKIEKEKETATIESSGEDSPMEIGDEVKTSDPKMKNKKKDA from the coding sequence ATGAGTGAAATTTGGTCTCTGTTTGGTTCAAAAATTGCAAGCATTCTTGTCATGTGGGCTATGATTGAGAGGTACATGCCTCGTTACTTTCGCGCTCTGACGGATAGATTCTCACGAAAGCTAGACAAATTGTTGAACCCATACATTGAGATCAAGTTCTTCGAGTATTCAGATGCCTACATGAGAAGAAACGACGCCTTCTCCGCCATCGAAAACTACCTGAGCTCGAAGTCCGCGGCCCAAGCAAGAAAGCTCACATGCAGCGCCACAAGGAACTCTCTCGTGCTAAAAGTGGATGACTACGAAGAAGTAATCGACGAGTTGAAAGGCGTAAAGCTTGCTTGGAGTCTAAGGAAGATAGTCCCGGTCGagaaatctttttcttctttcgaGAAAAGATACTACCGTCTCACATTTCATGGCCGCCACCGGAAATTCGTCACCAAAACTTACCTCAAGTATGTTCTTGACGAAGGAAAGGCTATTTCCATGGGGAAGAGGCAGAGGAAGCTTTACACCAATGGCGGTGGAGAATATTCGGACAAGATTGGCAAGTGGAGTCACGTGATTTTCGAGCACCCTGCGACGTTCGAGACGGTTGCCATGGAtccggagaagaagaaggagataaTTGACGATCTTACTACTTTCAAGAACAGCAAAGAATACTATGCGAAGATCGGGAAGCCTTGGAAGAGAGGCTATTTACTTTTTGGTCCTCCAGGGACTGGAAAATCAACACTCATCGCTGCGATTGCGAATTTTCTGAGCTATGATGTGTATGACATTGAGTTAACCGCTGTGAAGAGCAATGCAGAGCTGAGAAAGCTTCTGACTGGGATCTCGAGCAGGTCGGTTGTTGTGATCGAGGATATCGACTGCTCGCTCAAGCTGACTGGACAGAGGAAAACAGAGAATGAAAAAGATGAAACGGAGGATGGTGCGGTTGGTGTTGTGAAgaaacaagtggaggaagctaAGGAGGAGAAGAAAACCCAGGTAACACTCTCCGGGCTGCTGAATTTCATCGACGGGATTTGGTCGGCTAGCGGCGGCGAGAGAGTGATCATATTTACTACCAATTATGTGAAGAAACTCGATCAGGCTCTGATCCGGAGGGGCAGGATGGACAAGCACATTGAGCTGTCTTATTGCGGATTCGAGGGGTTCAAGGTCTTGGCTAGAAATTATTTGAACCTGGAGTCGCATCAAGGGTTTGAGGAAATAAGAGGCTTGCTGGAAGAGACTAAAGTGACTCCTGCTGATATTGCCGAGAATTTGATGCCTAAGTTGGGCAATGAGGATCCTGAGAGGTGCTTGGAGAGGTTGATCCAAGCACTCAAGAACTCTAAGGAAGAGGCAACAAAGAAGattgagaaagagaaagagactGCAACAATAGAGTCAAGTGGAGAGGATTCACCAATGGAGATCGGAGATGAAGTGAAGACTTCAGAcccaaaaatgaaaaataagaaaaaagatgCATGA
- the LOC130957626 gene encoding uncharacterized protein LOC130957626 has protein sequence MSLSELKNSILEKLGVLGSKWVKKLFYKIPMAVVSTGVQYETFAVKSDEDIRVLFYCVRSFPEIRIHELFAKLEVGVDSSGASAPVPCVASAGGASSSMPPVRPHLPPVQSPSFAADLQQTEVVGSVPFEPVAVVEPANVVGTGGGIVPYLEDFGGPDHIENAMRDDESEEEPVDIDGDSDENRGGDPDAQHRPSSSASHQYHPHFSTLNLEALRQQEDSGNIVGRSSTEFEIGQSFQSKDEAVLSVKDYSIRRGVEYRVIESDHLKYHGKCKQFGKGCTWLIRVALRARKGTWEVRRYNGPHTCLATCISSDHRQLDYNVICARILPMVRADAAVTVKVLQEATEADYGFRPSYRKVWLAKQKAVAEIYGDWEESYAELPRWMLGIQATMPGTITVLKTSPVQIGGAVDESRVYFHRLFWTFPPCIEAFRHCKPLVSIDGTHLYGKYGGTLLLAIAQDGNSNILPVAFALVEGENAESWSFFLSNLREHVTPQEGILVISDRHNGIKAALEAPENGWLPPRAFRAYCIRHVAANFALTFKGKDSRRLLVNAAYAKTEGEFYYWFDIMRTENPAMCDWANRMEYDKWTQHEDAGRRFGHMTTNISECVNSVLKGTRNLPVTSLVKSTYGRLAQLFVVRGQTAEAQLGAGHEFCQALVKAIDRNLRDSRCFTVTLYDRHQLEYTVAETTPTGTFSLGSYRVSLKDHRCDCGHFQALHYPCCHAIACCAYSRLNWASYVHEVYRMTEVFNVYNHGFLPPIPEGLWPPYGGPTIIPDPNLRRAKEGRPKSTRIRGSMDQSQQNQPKRCGLCRQPGHTRRNCQQRSQSGGGDA, from the coding sequence ATGAGTTTGTCGGAGTTGAAGAACAGCATCTTGGAGAAGCTTGGCGTGTTGGGTTCCAAGTGGGTGAAGAAActattctacaagattccaaTGGCGGTTGTCTCGACCGGTGTTCAGTACGAAACCTTTGCGGTTAAGTCTGATGAAGATATTAGGGTTCTCTTCTACTGTGTAAGGAGTTTTCCGGAGATCAGAATCCATGAGTTGTTTGCGAAGTTGGAGGTTGGTGTCGATAGTTCTGGGGCATCCGCTCCAGTTCCTTGCGTAGCATCCGCTGGTGGTGCATCTAGTTCGATGCCTCCGGTCAGACCGCATCTTCCGCCGGTTCAATCTCCTTCTTTTGCGGCTGACTTACAACAAACGGAGGTTGTTGGTTCTGTCCCTTTCGAGCCTGTAGCAGTCGTTGAGCCTGCCAACGTCGTGGGCACCGGTGGTGGTATTGTGCCTTATCTCGAAGACTTTGGTGGACCTGATCATATAGAGAATGCAATGCGTGACGATGAATCTGAAGAGGAGCCTGTTGATATCGATGGTGACAGCGACGAAAACAGAGGCGGCGATCCAGATGCGCAACATCGGCCTTCAAGTTCTGCTTCTCATCAATACCATCCACACTTCTCGACACTAAACTTGGAAGCTCTTCGTCAACAGGAAGACAGTGGTAACATAGTCGGTAGATCTTCTACAGAATTTGAGATTGGGCAATCTTTTCAGAGTAAAGATGAAGCTGTGCTCAGTGTGAAGGACTATAGCATCCGGCGAGGTGTTGAGTACAGAGTCATCGAATCGGATCATTTGAAGTATCATGGAAAATGCAAGCAATTCGGCAAGGGTTGCACTTGGTTGATTCGTGTAGCGCTTCGTGCACGAAAGGGAACTTGGGAGGTTAGGAGGTACAACGGGCCACACACGTGCCTCGCAACTTGTATATCAAGTGATCACCGTCAGCTGGATTATAACGTTATATGTGCGAGGATTCTTCCTATGGTTAGGGCTGATGCTGCGGTTACGGTAAAGGTACTTCAAGAAGCGACAGAAGCTGATTACGGTTTCAGGCCTAGTTACAGGAAGGTCTGGTTGGCTAAGCAGAAGGCTGTGGCAGAAATATATGGAGATTGGGAAGAGTCTTACGCGGAACTGCCCCGTTGGATGCTAGGGATCCAGGCAACAATGCCGGGAACAATCACGGTGCTGAAGACGTCTCCGGTTCAGATTGGTGGTGCTGTTGATGAGTCGAGGGTGTACTTTCACCGACTTTTCTGGACATTTCCACCCTGTATCGAGGCTTTCCGGCATTGCAAGCCACTCGTCAGTATTGATGGTACCCACTTGTATGGGAAGTATGGAGGGACGCTCCTGTTGGCTATAGCTCAGGACGGAAACTCGAACATCCTCCCGGTAGCATTCGCCCTTGTAGAGGGGGAAAATGCAGAGTCGTGGTCATTCTTCTTGTCAAACCTACGAGAGCATGTGACTCCTCAGGAGGGTATCCTAGTTATCTCAGACAGGCATAATGGGATCAAGGCGGCCCTTGAGGCACCTGAGAATGGATGGCTGCCTCCTCGTGCATTCCGGGCCTACTGTATAAGGCATGTGGCCGCCAATTTCGCCCTAACGTTCAAAGGTAAGGACTCAAGGAGGTTACTGGTCAATGCTGCCTACGCCAAGACTGAGGGTGAGTTTTACTACTGGTTCGACATCATGCGGACTGAGAATCCAGCAATGTGTGACTGGGCCAACCGTATGGAGTATGACAAATGGACCCAACATGAGGATGCTGGTCGACGGTTCGGGCACATGACCACAAACATCAGTGAATGTGTGAACTCCGTGCTAAAGGGAACTCGCAACCTCCCTGTCACATCATTGGTTAAGTCAACCTACGGGAGGCTTGCACAGCTATTTGTAGTCCGGGGACAGACAGCAGAGGCACAACTCGGAGCCGGCCATGAATTCTGTCAGGCGTTGGTCAAGGCTATTGATCGGAACCTTAGAGACTCCAGGTGCTTTACTGTGACATTATACGACAGGCACCAACTAGAGTACACCGTGGCTGAGACAACACCAACGGGGACGTTCTCTCTTGGTAGCTACAGAGTTTCCCTTAAAGATCACCGATGCGATTGTGGGCACTTCCAGGCGCTGCATTATCCATGTTGCCACGCCATTGCCTGTTGCGCCTACTCCCGGTTAAACTGGGCGTCATATGTTCATGAGGTGTATCGTATGACTGAGGTGTTCAACGTTTACAATCATGGGTTTCTCCCACCTATTCCTGAAGGCCTGTGGCCTCCATATGGTGGCCCGACCATTATTCCTGACCCTAATCTGCGGCGGGCAAAGGAAGGTCGTCCAAAGTCAACCAGGATCCGAGGAAGCATGGATCAGTCTCAACAGAATCAGCCGAAGCGTTGTGGGTTATGCCGTCAGCCTGGGCATACGCGAAGGAACTGTCAGCAGCGATCACAAAGTGGTGGAGGGGATGCTTAG